DNA from Molothrus ater isolate BHLD 08-10-18 breed brown headed cowbird unplaced genomic scaffold, BPBGC_Mater_1.1 matUn_MA609, whole genome shotgun sequence:
cagtaacccctaaacccccccaatcccctcccagtataaaccagtaacccctaaaccctcccaatcccctcccagtacaaaccagtacaaaccagtaaccCCTAAACCCCCCTCAAtccccccaatcccctcccagtctctcccagtataaaccagtaagCCCTAAACCCCCTCCCAATCCcttcccagtacaaaccagtaaccCCTACACCCCCTTCCCAATTCCTTacagtacaaaccagtaacccctaaacccccccaaaccctgccagtacaaaccagtaacccctaaagcccccaatcccctcccagtacaaaccagtacaaaccagtaacccctaaacccccccaatcccctcccagtacaaaccagtacaaaccagcAACCCCTAAacccttcccagtccctcccagcaTATACCAGTAACCCCTAAacccttcccagtccctcccagtataaaccagtaacccctaaacccttcccagtccctcccagtacaaaccagtaacccctaaacccccccaatcccctcccagtacaaaccagtaacccctaaacccttcccagtccctcccagtacaaaccagtaacccctaaacccccccaatcccctcccagtataaaccagtaaccCCTAAACCCCTGAATcccctcccagtataaaccagtaacccctaaacgcccccaaacccctcccagtataaaccagtaaccCCTAAACCCCCCTATcccctcccagtataaaccagtaacccctaaacccccccaaaccctgccagtataaaccagtaaccCCTAAACCCCTGAAtcccctcccagtacaaaccagcacaaaccagtaacccctaaacccttcccagtccctcccagtacaaaccagtaacccctaaacccttcccagtccctcccagtacaaaccagcaACCCCGAAACCCCCCAATCCCCCCCAATaccctcccagtataaaccagtacaaaccagcaacccctaaaccccccccaaacccctcccagtataaaccagtacaaaccagtaaccCGTAAACCCCCCTCAAtcccccccaatcccctcccagtaacccccaaacccaccccaatccccccagtccctcccagtacaaaccagtaacccctaaacccttcccagtccctcccagtacaaaccagtaacccctaaccccccccaatcccctcccagtacaaaccagtaacccctaaacccccccaatcccctcccagtataaaccagtaacccctaaaccctcccaatcccctcccagtacaaaccagtacaaaccagtaaccCCTAAACCCCCCTCAAtccccccaatcccctcccagtctctcccagtataaaccagtaagCCCTAAACCCCCTCCCAATCCcttcccagtacaaaccagtaaccCCTACACCCCCTTCCCAATTCCTTacagtacaaaccagtaacccctaaacccccccaaaccctgccagtacaaaccagtaacccctaaagcccccaatcccctcccagtacaaaccagtacaaaccagtaacccctaaacccccccaatcccctcccagtacaaaccagtacaaaccagtaacccctaaacccccccaatcccctcccagtacaaaccagcaACCCCTAAacccttcccagtccctcccagcaTATACCAGTAACCCCTAAacccttcccagtccctcccagtataaaccagtaacccctaaacccttcccagtccctcccagtacaaaccagtaacccctaaacccccccaatcccctcccagtacaaaccagtaacccctaaacccttcccagtccctcccagtacaaaccagtaacccctaaacccccccaatcccctcccagtataaaccagtaaccCCTAAACCCCTGAATcccctcccagtataaaccagtaacccctaaacgcccccaaacccctcccagtataaaccagtaaccCCTAAACCCCCCTATcccctcccagtataaaccagtaacccctaaacccccccaaaccctgccagtataaaccagtaaccCCTAAACCCCTGAAtcccctcccagtacaaaccagcacaaaccagtaacccctaaacccttcccagtccctcccagtacaaaccagtaacccctaaacccttcccagtccctcccagtacaaaccagtaacccctaaacccttcccagtccctcccagtacaaaccagtaacccctaaacccttcccagtccctcccagtacaaaccagtaactCCTAAacccttcccagtccctcccagcacaaaccagtaacccctacaccccctcccagtccctcccagtacaaaccagtaacccctaaacccccccaatcccctcccagtacaaaccagtaacccctaaacccctcccagtccctcccagtacaaaccagtaacccctaaaccctcccaaaatcccttcccagtacaaaccagtaaccCCTACACCCCCCCCtgccaaaaacatttcctcctcctccccgcaCCAAATTCCAGTGCCTCCATCCCCCAAATCTCTGTTATCGAGTTTCTGGCCTGTCCTGGGCACATGATATCGAGTTTATGGCACGCGTTATCAAATTTCAAATTTGTCCTGGGCACATCTTATCGAGTTTATGGCACACGTTATCAAATTTCAAATCTGTCCTGGGCACATCTTATCGAGTTTATGGCACACGTTATCAAATTTCAAATCTGTTCTAGGCACATGTTATTGAGTTTCTGGCACATGTTATCGAGTTTGTGGCACACGTTATCAAATTTCAAATCTGTCCTGGGACATGTTATCGAGTTTCTGGCACATGTTATCGAGTTTCAAATCTGTCCTAGGCACATGATATCAAGTTTCTGGCAGGTATTATCGAGTTTCAGGCACATGTTATCAAGTTTGAAATCTGTCCTAGGCACATGTTATTGAATTTCTGGCACATGTTATCAAGTTTCTGGCACATGATATCGAGTTTCTGGCCTGTCCTGGGCACATGTTATTGAGTTTATGGCACACATTATCAAATTTCAAATCTGTCCTGGGCACATGATATCGAGTTTATGGCACACGTTATCAAATTTCAAATCTGTCCTGGGCACATCTTATCGAGTTTATGGCACATATTATCGAGTTTGTGGTACATGTTATCGAGTTTGAAATCTGTCCTAGGCACATGATATCGAGTTTATGGCACATGATATCGAGTTTATGGCACACGTTATCAAATTTCAAATCTGTCCTGGGCACACGTTATCGAGTTTCTGGCACATGATATCGAATTTCTGGCACATGTTATCAAATTTCAAATCTGTCCTGGGCACATGATATCGAGTTTCTGGCACACGTTATCAAATTTCAAATTTGTCCTGGGCACATGTTATCGAGTTTCAGGCACATGTTATCGAGTTTCTAGCACATGTTATCGAGTTTCAAGTCTGTCCTGGGCACATGATATCGAGTTTCAGGCACGTGTTATCGAGTTTGTGGCACATGTTATCGAGTTTGAAATCTGTCCTAGGCACATGTTATCGAGTTTCTGGCACATGTTATCGAGTTTGTGGCACACGTTATCGAGTTTCTGGCACATGATATCGAGTTTCTGGCACATCATATCGAGTTTCTGGCCTGTCCTGGGCACATGTTATCAATTATCAGGCACATGTTATCGAGTTTCTGGCACATGTTATTGAGTTTCTGGCACATGATATTGAGTTTCTGGCACATGTTATCAAGTTTCAAATCTGTCCTGGGCACCTGATATCGAGTTTCTGGCACATGTTATCGAGTTTCAGGCACATGTTATCAAGTTTCAAGCCTGTTCTGGGCACATGTTATTGAGTTTGTGGCACATGATATCGAGTTTGTGGCACATGATATTGAGTTTCTGGCACATGTTATCGAGTTTCTAGCACATGTTATCGAGTTTCTGGCCTGTCCTAGGCACATGATATCAAGTTTCAGGCACATGTTATCGAGTTTGTGGCACATGTTATCAAGTTTCAAATCTGTCCTGGGCACATGATATCGAGGTTCAAGCCTGTCCTGGGCACCTGATATCGAGTTTCTGGCAGGTGTTACCGAGTTTCAAGTCTGTCCTGGGCACATGTTATCAAGTATCAGGCACACGTTATCAAGTTTCAAGCCTGTTCTGGGCACATGATATCGAGTTTCTGGCACACGTTATCGAGTTTGTGGCACATGTTATCGAGTATCAGGCACATGTTATCGAGTTTCTGGCACATGTTATCGAGTTTGTGGCACATGATATTGAGTTTCTAGCCTGTCCTAGGCCCATGTTATCGAGTTTCAGGCACACATTACCGAGTTCCTAGCCTGTCCTAGGCACATGATATCGAGTTTCAAGTCTGTCCTGGGCACATGGTATCGAGTTTGTGGCACATGTTATTGAGTTTATGGCACATGTTATCGAGTTTGTGGCACATGTTATCGAGTTTCTAGCACATGTTATCGCGTTTCCGGCACATGATATCGAGTTTGAAGCCTctcctgggcacaggctgttccctctctctctctctctctctctctcctggcgGGCCTGCCCGGTGCCTCTCCGTTCTCCCGCCCGAGGCCTCTCCGTTCTCCCGCCCGGTGCCTCTCCGTTCTCCCGCCCGCTGCCTCTCCGTTCTCCCGCCCGGTGCCTCTCCGTTCTCCCGCCCGGTGCCTCTCCGTTCTCCCGCCCGCTGCCTCTCCGTTCTCCCGCCCGGTGCCTCTCCGTGCTCTCGCCCGGTGCCTCTCCGTGCTCTCGCCCGAGGCCTCTCCGTTCTCCCGCCCGGTGCCTCTCCGTTCTCCCGCCCGGTGCCTCTCTGTTCTCCCGCCCGGTGCCTCTCTGTTCTCCCGCCCGGTGCCTCTCCGTTCTCCCGCCCGAGGCCTCTCCGTGCTCTCGCCCGAGGCCTCTCCGTTCTCCCGCCCGGTGCCTCTCCGTTCTCCCGCCCGGTGCCTCTCTGTTCTCCCGCCCGGTGCCTCTCCGTTCTCCCGCCCGAGGCCTCTCCGTTCTCCCGCCCGAGGCCTCTCCGTTCTCCCGCCCGGTGCCTCTCCGTTCTCCCGCCCGCTGCCTCTCCGTGCTCTCGCCCGAGGCCTCTCCGTGCTCTCCCGCCCGCTGCCTCTCCGTGCTCTCGCCCGAGGTCCCTCCGTTCTCCCGCCCGGTGCCTCTCCGTTCTCCCGCCCGGTGCCTCTCCGTTCTCCCGCCCGGTGCCTCTCCGTTCTCCCGCCCGAGGCCCCTCCGTTCTCCCGCCCGAGGCCTCTCCGTGCTCTCCCGCCCCTCCACCCTCGGGGGCTCttcccctcccatccctgccccagcccggcTCACCTCACGCGGCCGCGCGGCTTCCCCAGCAGCCGCCTCAGGACGGGCCGGAGCTCCGACCCCCTCGCGCACCGGAAGTGGAGGGACGGCTTTACCGGAAGTGCGCAGCCTTTAATGCCCGCGTGCTCGGGGGCGGGTCCGTTGCCCCCAGTGGCTGCGCCAGGTGCCAATATTCGAGGCTGGGCACCCATTGGTGGGACCGCGGCATCCCGGGCAACTCAGTCACTTCCTCCGaaaccagtacagaccagtaaGCCCGTCCAGTACAGACCAGTAACCCCGTCCAGTACAGACCAGTAACGGCTGCACCCCTCCCAGTGCATCCCAATCCACCCCCAGTACAGACCAGTAACCCCTGCaccccctcccagtccctcccagtataaaccagtaaccCCTTAACCCCTCCCAAtctcctcccagtccctcccaatccactcccagtacaaaccagtacaaaccaATGAccctccagtccctcccagtccctcccaatccactcccagtacaaaccagtaaccCCTAAGTCCCTCCCAGTCCGTCCCAGTCcgtcccagttctcccagtacAGCGCACACTGGACACGTTTCTGTCAATGCTTGGATACTTTAttgattttggggaggggtcccgggagggtttttggggggggttgaggttttttttggggggggtttgagggttttttggggtgttttgaggggtttttttgaacaggtttttttttttttggggagggggtcccagggggggGTTTCgagcagggtttttttggggggctttttggtgggtttttttggggtttttttggggttttttttttggggtttgagggttttttgagggtttttcgGAGGGGTCGGGGGGGGTttattgagggtttttttggggattttttttggcgGATTTTTGGAGGGCTTTTTTgaggggggattttttttggcggatttttgggggttttttgagggggtatttttgggattttttgaggggttttttcagggttttttgagggtttttttgagggttttttttttaatgttttgagggtgtttttgggtttttttggggggtttattTTGAGGGGGgtatttttgggattttttgagggtttttaagggttttttgaggggttttttttgagggttttttattgttttgagggtttttttggggggtatttttgggatttttttgaggctttttttagggttgtttgagggtttttttgagggattttttatgtttttagggttttttttgggttttttttgagggagcatttttgggattttttgaggggttttttgagggtttttttgagggatttttttgaatgttttgagggggttttttgggggtttttttgagcggggtttttttggggggtttttttggggtttttttgggggggttttttggggttttttttgagcggggtttttttttgggggggtttattggggttttttttgagcgggtttttttttttgggcggggttttttggggttttcggggtgggatttttttgtggggaggggtcccgggggtcgCTCAGGGGCTGGCGGGGGTGGCCCCGCTCCCGGTGCTGCCCCGGCTCAGGGTTCGGCTGCGGCCGCGCTCAGCCTCGCCCGCGGTGACGGAGCCGGTGCGGGAGCGCGACAGGCGCGTCATGGCGGAGGCGGCCACTGCGGGGACACGCCCCCTTGGGACACGCCCCCCCGGCGGCCGGGACACGCCCCTTGCCCTCCCGGACACGCCCCTCAGTTTTCTCCAAACCACACCCCTCCCCTGTTAAGCCACACCCCCTTGTGTAATCCGTGCCCCTTCTGTTCCGAGACACACCCCTTCCTCTCCCAGCCACGCCCCTGCCCCTCCAAGCCACACCCCTTCTTCAGAGAACCACACCCCTTTATGTGAGCCACGCCCATTTCCTCCAAACCACACCCATTCCCCATTAAACCACACCCCATTATGTAAACCACGCCCCTTCCCCTCTGAGCTACACCCATCCCCTATTTGACCCCACCCCTTGATGTAAACCACACCCATTTCCCAGTAAACCCCACCCATTCCCCATTAAGCCCCACCCACTCCATGTTAAACCACGCCCATTCCCCAGTAAACCGCCCTTCATGCAAACCACACCCCTTCCCTGTTAAGCCACGCCCTCCACCTTAACCACACCCTCTACAACCAAAGCCCTGCCCTATCACCAAGCCACGCCCCCTTCCCCAAGCCACGCCCCCTCTGCCCCTTCTGCCAACAGATATTAACGGGTTGGTCATGCATATTAATGAGCCCGTCATGCATATTAACGATCCACCATGCATGTCCAGTTTCTCACGCATATTAACGAGTCCATCGTGCATCTTAACGAGCCCATCATGCATATTCATGAACCCACAAGGCATGTTGGGTTCCTTATGCATATTAACGAGCCCTCATGCATATTAACGAGCTCACTTACTGTAGCCCATCCCCTGCAGGAAGTACTTGATGGCCTCGGTCAGGCGGCCGGGCTGGGGGAGTGGGCGTGGTCAGCGCTGGCCACGCCCACTGAGCTCACACAACAGACGCCCCCCCGGCCACGCCCCCATTGACCTTTGACCCCTCACCTGGGCGATCTGCGGCTGCCCGCCCCCGTCGGCCATCTGCAAAGGGGCGTGGTCAGTCAAGGGTCAGTCAGGGGTCAGGGGTCACTCAGGGGTCACTCAGGGGTCAAAGGTCACCTTCAGGAACGACGTCTGCGTCGGGTCCAGTTTGGCGTTGCATTCCACCTTTGGGGGCGGGGCCAAAGGGGTCAGGGGGTGTGGCCAAAGGTCGGGAGGCGTGGCCCAACTAACCACGCCCCTCTGAGTGACCACGCCCCCTGCCCCAAGCCCCTCCCCCACTCACCACGGCGTCCTCGTGGGGGGCTTGGTCACCGACCACCAGCAGGGCGGGGCAGCTGGGGGTCAAAGGTCACACAGCGGTCAGTCAGGGGTCAGCCAGGGGCCACTCAGGGGTCAAGGGTCAGAGGTCACTCACCGCaggctcccggccccgctccgctccaGGCCCAGGTCAGCACGGCTGATGGGGGTGTGGTCATGCGTTAGCCACGCCCACAATGCCCACACCCCCTTGTGACCCCACCCATAATGGCCACACTCCTCTCTGACCCCACCCCCTTCAGGACACACCCATTCCTTAGCCCCTCCCCTTTTGCCACAcccctttcctccctctggCCACACCCCGACACCTAAAGCCACACCCCAACACAGCCACGCCCACCAAGGCCACGCCCACACGCCAATAAAACCAATGGAGAGGAAACCCCATCCATTTTTATTGCCTCTTAGCCACGCCCCTTCCAGACCACACCCTCCCCGAGGCAGGCCACGCCCCCTCACCTGGTGTACATGCTCCAGAGCAGGGCGGGGTTGGGCGTGGCCGCCAGGTGCTCCCGGACCCGCCGGACAGGGGGAGGGGCGGCGGCCAGCTCGTCCTGAGTgaccccagagtgaccccagagtgaccccagagTGACCTCTGACCCCCCGAGCGACCCCCGAGCGACCCCCGGCCtgaaaaaccacccaaacctgccaaaagccccaaaaaccccaaaaaactcccaaaaaaccccccaaaacccatcAAAACCACCCAAAtatccccaaaacccccccaaaaaacccaaaaaaaaccccaaaaccccccaaaaaaccacataaaccctccaaaaagccccaaaacatcccccaaaatccccaaaaccccaaaaaaactcaacctccccccaaaaaatacccccaaaacTACAAAAACACCCCcgaaaaccccaaaaaccctaaaaaaacccacaaaatcccccgaaaaaaaaaaaacccaaaaaaccccaaaacaaccaactTCCGCcgaaaccccccaaaaacccccaaaaaagccccaaaatcccccagaCCTGGGTGAAGAGGTGGCTCAGGATCATTTCGTTGGTCGACGTCGTCAGCCCTGAGAGCTGGGCGGGAGGGACGGATTTGtgagaccccccccccaaaaaaaataaCAGACCCCAAAACGCCAaatttcccccccaaaaaaacaccaaaaaaaccaaaaaaaaaagccaaaaaaaccccaaaaaaactcctccaaaaaaccaccccaaaaatcccccaaatttcccccaaaacacCCGTCCCAACCCCACCCCTCTGGGAAAAACCAACGCCAAAAAataaacaccccaaaaaaaaccccaaaagaaacGCCccaccaaaaaataaatataataaaaaaaaataaaaaacaaccctaaaaaaaaaagcccaaaaaaaccacaaacaagaACAACCccgaaaaaaaccccaaacccctccaaaaaaccccaaaaaaacccaaacaaaaaaaaaaaatccaaaaaaaccGAAACCGAACAAACCCCACCCTAAAAAAACCcgaaagaaacccaaacaaaaaaaaacccaaaaaaccaaaaccgaACAAACCCCaccctaaaaaaaaacccaaaagaaacccaaacaaaaaaaaaacccaaaaaaccaaaaccgaACAAACCCCaccctaaaaaaaccctaaaaataaacattaaaaaaaacccctaaaaataaaaaatccccccaaagaaaacccagaaaatccacagaaaaaaaccccaaaaaaccaactaaaacaaaggaacaaaaagccctaaaaactccacaaaaaaaccccccaaaaacatCAAACCCCCCataaaaaacccaccccaaaacaacccaataaaaaccccccaaaaaaccccaaccttccccaaaaataataaaaaaaaaatcccaaaaacctCGCAaatttcccccccaaaaaaaaaaaaacaaaaacccaaaaaagcccaaacaaaaaaaaaaaaccaaaaaaccaaaaccgaACAAACCCCaccctaaaaaaaccctaaaaataaacattaaaaaacccctaaaaataaaaaatccaccccaaagaaaacccataaaattcacacaaaaaaacccccaaattccccccaaacccccGCCCACTTGGCCCCACCCTCCGGGGCCC
Protein-coding regions in this window:
- the LOC118701369 gene encoding protein NDRG2-like isoform X1, with product MSEISRSFHLVHLEPPGMEEGAPPYPPGYQYPSLEQLAEALPGVLQGLGIRSIVGVGVGAGAFVLAKFGLLHPEAVEGLVLINLDPKAKGWMDWAASKLSGLTTSTNEMILSHLFTQDELAAAPPPVRRVREHLAATPNPALLWSMYTSRADLGLERSGAGSLRCPALLVVGDQAPHEDAVVECNAKLDPTQTSFLKMADGGGQPQIAQPGRLTEAIKYFLQGMGYMAASAMTRLSRSRTGSVTAGEAERGRSRTLSRGSTGSGATPASP
- the LOC118701369 gene encoding protein NDRG2-like isoform X2 produces the protein MSEISRSFHLVHLEPPGMEEGAPPYPPGYQYPSLEQLAEALPGVLQGLGIRSIVGVGVGAGAFVLAKFGLLHPEAVEGLVLINLDPKAKGWMDWAASKLSGLTTSTNEMILSHLFTQDELAAAPPPVRRVREHLAATPNPALLWSMYTSRADLGLERSGAGSLRCPALLVVGDQAPHEDAVVECNAKLDPTQTSFLKMADGGGQPQIAQWPPPP